A section of the Paramisgurnus dabryanus chromosome 4, PD_genome_1.1, whole genome shotgun sequence genome encodes:
- the junba gene encoding junB proto-oncogene, AP-1 transcription factor subunit a isoform X1, which yields MSTKMEQPFYHDDSFLSAYGHADAALHDYKLLKQNMSVGFTEPYRNLKSNRTESDYYTANGDVGSLKLASPELERLIIQNANGVITSPTPGQYLYTRSITEEQEGFADGFVKALDELHKINQMPPPNVSIGACGVSSCTAASSVFGASLQPEAPVYTTLSSCNPNTNLTPATNYPTATISYLPHHHHHQQYHHHHQATTTHPHHFQHSLPGAGLHPQRLVTLKEEPQTVPDLQSSDGSPPMSPIDMEDQERVKAERKRLRNRLAATKCRRRKLERISRLEDKVKVLKTDNAGLSSTASLLREQVAQLKQKVMTHVSSGCQLMLTPKLKSF from the coding sequence ATGTCCACAAAAATGGAGCAACCGTTTTATCATGACGACTCGTTTCTCTCTGCTTATGGTCACGCAGACGCTGCCCTGCACGACTACAAGCTCCTAAAGCAGAACATGAGCGTGGGCTTCACCGAACCTTACCGGAACCTCAAGTCCAACCGCACCGAAAGCGACTACTACACTGCAAACGGAGACGTGGGATCGCTGAAACTCGCCTCTCCGGAACTGGAAAGACTCATTATCCAGAACGCTAACGGTGTCATCACATCGCCCACTCCGGGCCAGTATCTCTACACCCGGAGCATCACAGAGGAACAGGAGGGCTTCGCCGACGGCTTCGTCAAAGCGCTGGACGAGCTCCACAAGATTAACCAGATGCCCCCGCCGAACGTGTCCATCGGAGCCTGCGGCGTGTCATCCTGCACGGCGGCATCCTCGGTGTTCGGCGCCTCCCTGCAGCCGGAGGCTCCCGTGTACACCACCCTGAGCAGCTGCAATCCAAACACTAACCTCACACCCGCCACCAACTACCCGACAGCCACCATCAGCTATCTGCctcaccaccaccaccaccagcagtaCCATCACCATCATCAAGCAACGACGACGCATCCTCATCATTTCCAGCACTCGCTGCCCGGCGCGGGGCTGCATCCGCAGCGACTCGTTACTCTTAAAGAAGAGCCACAGACCGTGCCTGACCTCCAGAGCAGCGACGGATCTCCTCCCATGTCTCCCATCGATATGGAGGACCAGGAGCGCGTCAAAGCCGAGCGCAAGAGGCTCAGGAACCGGCTGGCGGCCACCAAGTGTCGGCGACGGAAGCTGGAGCGCATCTCCCGGTTGGAGGACAAAGTTAAGGTCCTCAAGACGGATAACGCCGGACTGTCCAGCACCGCGTCCCTGCTGAGGGAGCAAGTGGCCCAGCTGAAGCAGAAGGTCATGACCCACGTGAGCAGCGGATGCCAGCTGATGCTGACACCAAAACTTAAGTCTTTTTAA
- the junba gene encoding junB proto-oncogene, AP-1 transcription factor subunit a isoform X2, which produces MSVGFTEPYRNLKSNRTESDYYTANGDVGSLKLASPELERLIIQNANGVITSPTPGQYLYTRSITEEQEGFADGFVKALDELHKINQMPPPNVSIGACGVSSCTAASSVFGASLQPEAPVYTTLSSCNPNTNLTPATNYPTATISYLPHHHHHQQYHHHHQATTTHPHHFQHSLPGAGLHPQRLVTLKEEPQTVPDLQSSDGSPPMSPIDMEDQERVKAERKRLRNRLAATKCRRRKLERISRLEDKVKVLKTDNAGLSSTASLLREQVAQLKQKVMTHVSSGCQLMLTPKLKSF; this is translated from the coding sequence ATGAGCGTGGGCTTCACCGAACCTTACCGGAACCTCAAGTCCAACCGCACCGAAAGCGACTACTACACTGCAAACGGAGACGTGGGATCGCTGAAACTCGCCTCTCCGGAACTGGAAAGACTCATTATCCAGAACGCTAACGGTGTCATCACATCGCCCACTCCGGGCCAGTATCTCTACACCCGGAGCATCACAGAGGAACAGGAGGGCTTCGCCGACGGCTTCGTCAAAGCGCTGGACGAGCTCCACAAGATTAACCAGATGCCCCCGCCGAACGTGTCCATCGGAGCCTGCGGCGTGTCATCCTGCACGGCGGCATCCTCGGTGTTCGGCGCCTCCCTGCAGCCGGAGGCTCCCGTGTACACCACCCTGAGCAGCTGCAATCCAAACACTAACCTCACACCCGCCACCAACTACCCGACAGCCACCATCAGCTATCTGCctcaccaccaccaccaccagcagtaCCATCACCATCATCAAGCAACGACGACGCATCCTCATCATTTCCAGCACTCGCTGCCCGGCGCGGGGCTGCATCCGCAGCGACTCGTTACTCTTAAAGAAGAGCCACAGACCGTGCCTGACCTCCAGAGCAGCGACGGATCTCCTCCCATGTCTCCCATCGATATGGAGGACCAGGAGCGCGTCAAAGCCGAGCGCAAGAGGCTCAGGAACCGGCTGGCGGCCACCAAGTGTCGGCGACGGAAGCTGGAGCGCATCTCCCGGTTGGAGGACAAAGTTAAGGTCCTCAAGACGGATAACGCCGGACTGTCCAGCACCGCGTCCCTGCTGAGGGAGCAAGTGGCCCAGCTGAAGCAGAAGGTCATGACCCACGTGAGCAGCGGATGCCAGCTGATGCTGACACCAAAACTTAAGTCTTTTTAA
- the prdx2 gene encoding peroxiredoxin-2, with protein MSAGNAKIGQPAPQFKATAVVDGQFKDIQLSDYRGKYVVFFFYPLDFTFVCPTEIIAFSERAAEFRKINCEVIGASTDSHFSHLAWINTPRKQGGLGSMNIPLVADLTRSISRDYGVLKEDEGIAYRGLFVIDDKGILRQITINDLPVGRSVDETLRLVQAFQHTDKYGEVCPAGWKPGSDTIIPDVEQSKKFFSKQ; from the exons ATGTCTGCTGGAAACGCTAAGATCGGACAGCCCGCCCCTCAGTTCAAGGCCACAGCTGTGGTTGATGGACAGTTTAAAGACATCCAGCTCTCTGACTACAGAG GGAAGTATGTTGTGTTCTTCTTCTATCCACTCGACTTCACCTTCGTGTGTCCCACCGAGATCATCGCCTTCAGCGAACGGGCCGCAGAGTTCCGTAAAATAAACTGTGAGGTCATCGGCGCCTCCACCGACTCTCATTTCAGCCATCTGGCATG GATCAACACACCCAGGAAGCAAGGTGGACTTGGCTCAATGAACATCCCGCTGGTCGCTGACCTGACTCGGTCCATCTCCCGTGACTATGGGGTTTTGAAAGAGGATGAGGGTATTGCCTACAG AGGTCTGTTTGTAATTGACGACAAAGGCATATTGAGACAAATCACGATTAATGACCTGCCAGTGGGTCGTTCAGTGGATGAGACTCTGAGACTGGTGCAGGCCTTCCAGCACACTGACAAATATGGTGAAG TTTGTCCCGCTGGATGGAAACCAGGAAGTGACACTATAATCCCTGATGTGGAGCAGAGCAAGAAATTCTTCTCCAAGCAGTAA